In Rhineura floridana isolate rRhiFlo1 chromosome 12, rRhiFlo1.hap2, whole genome shotgun sequence, a single window of DNA contains:
- the TMEM127 gene encoding transmembrane protein 127 isoform X2: MGSEEGKWKQEEYGSPECRRDTTPGDLFCMQPSVNLLHPDRCLIILATPDTHSLLKIPSASVHSVSLDLFGLISERGSMYTPNVSVLPSGHRRTGQDGSALPKQPERSLASALPGAVSIIALCTALAEPAWLWIHGGTCSRQELGVADVLGCVDPDLLKDYCMNPQTVLLLRVIAAFCFLGIICSLLAFLLDVFGPKHPALKITRRYAFAHILTVLQCATVIGFCYWASELILAQQQQHKKYHGSQVNVTFAFSFYLVAGAGGASILATAANLLRHYPTEEEEQALELLSEMEENEPYPAEYEVINQFQPPPAYTP, translated from the exons GTTCCCCAGAGTGCAGAAGGGACACTACACCTGGtgatctgttctgcatgcagccTTCTGTCAATCTGCTCCATCCCGACAGGTGCCTGATAATATTGGCAACACCAGACACTCACTCACTCCTGAAGATCCCAAGTGCTTCTGTCCACAGTGTTTCATTGGATTTATTTGGACTAATCTCAGAAAGAGGATCCATGTACACCCCAAATGTCTCTGTGTTGCCCAGTGGGCACAGGCGGACAGGTCAGGATGGCAGTGCCTTGCCAAAGCAGCCAGAAAGGAGTCTGGCTTCTGCATTGCCTGGTGCCGTCTCAATAATCGCTCTGTGTACTGCACTGGCAGAGCCTGCCTGGCTATGGATTCATGGGGGTACTTGTTCTCGCCAAGAGCTAGGAGTTGCTGATGTTCTTGGATGCGTAGACCCAGATTTACTTAAAG ACTACTGCATGAACCCCCAGACAGTATTGTTGCTTCGGGTTATTGCTGCCTTCTGCTTCTTGGGGATCATCTGTAGCCTTTTGGCGTTCCTGTTGGATGTGTTTGGACCAAAGCACCCTGCATTGAAGATCACACGACGTTACGCATTTGCCCACATCCTCACAG TACTGCAGTGTGCCACAGTGATCGGATTTTGTTACTGGGCCTCAGAGCTCATCcttgcgcagcagcagcagcacaaaaagTACCATGGCTCACAAGTGAATGTCACATTTGCCTTCAGCTTTTACCtggtggctggagctggtggggcCTCCATCCTTGCCACAGCTGCCAACCTACTGCGCCACTACCCCACTGAAGAGGAAGAGCAGGCGCTGGAGCTCCTCTCCGAGATGGAGGAGAACGAACCTTACCCAGCAGAGTACGAAGTGATCAACCAGTTCCAGCCACCACCGGCATATACACCGTAA
- the TMEM127 gene encoding transmembrane protein 127 isoform X3, with protein MQPSVNLLHPDRCLIILATPDTHSLLKIPSASVHSVSLDLFGLISERGSMYTPNVSVLPSGHRRTGQDGSALPKQPERSLASALPGAVSIIALCTALAEPAWLWIHGGTCSRQELGVADVLGCVDPDLLKDYCMNPQTVLLLRVIAAFCFLGIICSLLAFLLDVFGPKHPALKITRRYAFAHILTVLQCATVIGFCYWASELILAQQQQHKKYHGSQVNVTFAFSFYLVAGAGGASILATAANLLRHYPTEEEEQALELLSEMEENEPYPAEYEVINQFQPPPAYTP; from the exons atgcagccTTCTGTCAATCTGCTCCATCCCGACAGGTGCCTGATAATATTGGCAACACCAGACACTCACTCACTCCTGAAGATCCCAAGTGCTTCTGTCCACAGTGTTTCATTGGATTTATTTGGACTAATCTCAGAAAGAGGATCCATGTACACCCCAAATGTCTCTGTGTTGCCCAGTGGGCACAGGCGGACAGGTCAGGATGGCAGTGCCTTGCCAAAGCAGCCAGAAAGGAGTCTGGCTTCTGCATTGCCTGGTGCCGTCTCAATAATCGCTCTGTGTACTGCACTGGCAGAGCCTGCCTGGCTATGGATTCATGGGGGTACTTGTTCTCGCCAAGAGCTAGGAGTTGCTGATGTTCTTGGATGCGTAGACCCAGATTTACTTAAAG ACTACTGCATGAACCCCCAGACAGTATTGTTGCTTCGGGTTATTGCTGCCTTCTGCTTCTTGGGGATCATCTGTAGCCTTTTGGCGTTCCTGTTGGATGTGTTTGGACCAAAGCACCCTGCATTGAAGATCACACGACGTTACGCATTTGCCCACATCCTCACAG TACTGCAGTGTGCCACAGTGATCGGATTTTGTTACTGGGCCTCAGAGCTCATCcttgcgcagcagcagcagcacaaaaagTACCATGGCTCACAAGTGAATGTCACATTTGCCTTCAGCTTTTACCtggtggctggagctggtggggcCTCCATCCTTGCCACAGCTGCCAACCTACTGCGCCACTACCCCACTGAAGAGGAAGAGCAGGCGCTGGAGCTCCTCTCCGAGATGGAGGAGAACGAACCTTACCCAGCAGAGTACGAAGTGATCAACCAGTTCCAGCCACCACCGGCATATACACCGTAA
- the TMEM127 gene encoding transmembrane protein 127 isoform X4 → MNPQTVLLLRVIAAFCFLGIICSLLAFLLDVFGPKHPALKITRRYAFAHILTVLQCATVIGFCYWASELILAQQQQHKKYHGSQVNVTFAFSFYLVAGAGGASILATAANLLRHYPTEEEEQALELLSEMEENEPYPAEYEVINQFQPPPAYTP, encoded by the exons ATGAACCCCCAGACAGTATTGTTGCTTCGGGTTATTGCTGCCTTCTGCTTCTTGGGGATCATCTGTAGCCTTTTGGCGTTCCTGTTGGATGTGTTTGGACCAAAGCACCCTGCATTGAAGATCACACGACGTTACGCATTTGCCCACATCCTCACAG TACTGCAGTGTGCCACAGTGATCGGATTTTGTTACTGGGCCTCAGAGCTCATCcttgcgcagcagcagcagcacaaaaagTACCATGGCTCACAAGTGAATGTCACATTTGCCTTCAGCTTTTACCtggtggctggagctggtggggcCTCCATCCTTGCCACAGCTGCCAACCTACTGCGCCACTACCCCACTGAAGAGGAAGAGCAGGCGCTGGAGCTCCTCTCCGAGATGGAGGAGAACGAACCTTACCCAGCAGAGTACGAAGTGATCAACCAGTTCCAGCCACCACCGGCATATACACCGTAA